One region of Rhodospirillaceae bacterium genomic DNA includes:
- a CDS encoding LTA synthase family protein translates to MPIVTTGICYLIAYLVSAAAFGVVVEPLRAIPDFMTLSLIACLVFTATRRTWAYAAFMALLIGAFFVGSSAKIAFLGRPVMPDDVYSVVALVRIMGWLGWVVVALPLLVMAGLLLGNLQLRGRAAQKALAILVGIPLGLGALGDSALRGADIAIGNHPWDQRENFTMRGPTLHMLQETLRAYATRKPAPSEAEVAAAIDRLDDQSGGSNQAMNGAPLVPINFDQSKPRNVHIILLESFWDPTPLLSKDRTTPLLDPRFYALWDETGRSTALSPTFSGGTANAEFEVLCGVPVDSWAVKFEQGFNTVPCLPALLKDQGYRTVASHPNAPGFWNRTTAYRRLGFETFWSKGDFDLDEMIVWMLSDRSLYRQIAAKLQAETERRPVLNFVVTLYGHWTYDMVPERPAVVPIDPERTELGQFATAMHYKSIELMDEIERLRRDDPTALIVAFGDHLPNLGYNWGEYKNNGFFAGGWGDFPADMYARSRATPLIVIDGAKGPQRLGQMPLYLLNQLVVERLGIVQPNIGALVPPPKDLIVRPVPDTVIGFDAQQQPFLCKQAEAVGDCGKIATWLEDVKLVARDIFDGDGHALSLMSRQRHDVTAHLQ, encoded by the coding sequence GTGCCGATCGTTACGACCGGCATCTGCTATCTGATTGCCTATCTTGTCTCAGCGGCGGCTTTTGGTGTCGTCGTCGAGCCCCTGCGCGCCATTCCTGATTTCATGACCCTCTCGCTCATCGCCTGCCTCGTTTTCACGGCGACGCGCCGGACTTGGGCCTATGCGGCTTTCATGGCCCTGCTGATCGGTGCCTTCTTTGTCGGCTCCAGCGCCAAGATCGCGTTTCTGGGTCGGCCGGTCATGCCCGACGACGTCTACAGCGTGGTGGCGCTGGTTCGCATCATGGGCTGGCTCGGCTGGGTCGTCGTGGCGCTGCCCTTGCTGGTGATGGCGGGCCTTTTGCTCGGCAATCTGCAACTTCGCGGGCGCGCAGCGCAGAAGGCGCTCGCTATCCTGGTCGGTATTCCGCTCGGTCTCGGCGCGCTCGGCGATTCAGCCCTCAGAGGTGCCGACATCGCGATCGGCAACCATCCCTGGGATCAGCGCGAAAACTTCACCATGCGCGGGCCGACACTGCACATGCTGCAGGAGACCTTGCGCGCCTATGCGACCAGGAAACCGGCGCCCAGCGAAGCCGAGGTAGCCGCGGCCATCGATCGTTTGGACGATCAATCGGGCGGCAGCAACCAGGCGATGAATGGTGCGCCTTTGGTGCCGATCAATTTTGACCAGTCAAAACCACGCAACGTGCACATCATCCTGCTGGAGAGTTTCTGGGATCCGACGCCCCTGCTGTCCAAGGATCGCACGACGCCGTTGTTGGATCCGCGCTTCTATGCCTTGTGGGACGAGACAGGCCGCAGCACGGCCCTGTCGCCGACCTTCAGCGGCGGCACGGCCAATGCCGAGTTCGAGGTACTGTGCGGCGTTCCGGTCGACAGCTGGGCGGTGAAGTTCGAGCAGGGCTTCAACACCGTGCCGTGCCTGCCGGCGCTGCTCAAGGACCAGGGCTATCGCACAGTGGCCTCGCATCCGAATGCGCCTGGCTTCTGGAACCGAACCACGGCCTATCGGCGGCTTGGCTTCGAGACCTTCTGGTCGAAGGGTGATTTTGATCTCGACGAGATGATCGTCTGGATGCTGTCAGATAGATCGCTCTATCGTCAGATCGCGGCCAAGCTGCAGGCGGAAACCGAACGGCGGCCGGTGCTCAATTTTGTCGTGACGCTCTATGGTCACTGGACCTACGACATGGTGCCGGAGCGGCCGGCGGTGGTGCCGATCGATCCTGAGCGTACCGAGCTCGGGCAATTTGCGACCGCCATGCACTACAAATCAATCGAACTCATGGACGAGATCGAGCGGTTGCGCCGCGACGATCCCACAGCGCTTATCGTCGCCTTCGGCGACCACTTGCCGAATCTCGGCTATAACTGGGGCGAGTACAAGAACAACGGCTTCTTCGCCGGTGGCTGGGGCGATTTTCCGGCGGATATGTATGCGCGCTCGCGCGCGACACCCCTCATCGTCATAGATGGCGCGAAAGGGCCGCAACGGCTCGGCCAGATGCCGCTTTACCTGCTCAATCAGCTGGTGGTCGAGCGGCTTGGCATCGTCCAGCCGAATATCGGCGCGCTGGTGCCGCCGCCCAAGGACCTCATCGTCCGCCCAGTTCCCGATACGGTGATCGGCTTCGATGCCCAGCAACAGCCTTTCCTGTGCAAACAGGCCGAAGCAGTCGGCGACTGCGGCAAGATCGCCACCTGGCTGGAAGATGTCAAACTGGTCGCACGTGATATCTTTGATGGCGACGGACACGCCCTGTCCTTGATGTCGCGGCAGCGTCACGACGTGACGGCCCATCTCCAATGA
- a CDS encoding LTA synthase family protein, which translates to MIRTGRLSGGHRLRWLLPLISTLVLYAAAYVASAWLFNVAIVPRRVPADFAALLGISLLVFAVSRRVVLFLLLQSLLVATLYLGSAAKSAIVGRPLMPDDIYSLDAFIRLMGPLGWLVAGIPCLLILGLFIGNLHIRGRLRHAAFAAVIGLPVTAQAGSTGLVDWMDALWGDKPWDQRENFVWRGGTIHLLQELIRTAALVRPAPDADAVEAAIARRLDAADLDPSPVGAKPRNLHVVLEESFWDPAPLTAAGLRQSPLDPRFLAMWAQAGHSTAMSPAFGGQTANAEFEVLCGFPLAQGAVRFEQVLNDDLPCLPRLLREIGYRTVASHPNTPGFWNRQASYDRIGFETFWSIGDFVQDDMTSIFLSDASLHRQVAEKLSAGQDKRPVLDYIVTYYGHWMYDLDAERPQVVDSKTEVEDLSRYLSIVHWKSREMMDAIERWQREDPDSRCSLARCRCTACPRYCWGFSDFRPRELPILQHHQRILRCGRSLGMWLVSVATGSPSCARAMTGPRPAMRSPPGRRIRQFSPTTSLPDLVMPATGRARSSQISWPE; encoded by the coding sequence ATGATCAGGACGGGCAGGCTATCCGGCGGTCATCGTCTGCGCTGGCTGCTGCCCCTCATCTCTACGCTCGTCCTCTATGCGGCCGCCTACGTTGCTTCTGCCTGGCTGTTCAACGTGGCTATCGTCCCGCGCCGCGTCCCAGCCGATTTTGCGGCGCTGTTGGGCATTTCACTTCTGGTTTTTGCCGTTTCACGCCGCGTCGTTCTGTTCCTGCTGCTCCAGTCATTGCTGGTGGCGACCCTTTACCTGGGCAGCGCCGCCAAAAGCGCCATTGTCGGCCGGCCATTGATGCCCGATGACATCTACAGTCTCGATGCTTTCATCCGATTGATGGGGCCTCTTGGATGGCTCGTCGCCGGAATTCCCTGCCTGCTGATCCTGGGTCTCTTTATCGGCAACCTTCACATCCGGGGGCGCTTGCGCCACGCGGCTTTTGCAGCCGTCATCGGCCTGCCGGTCACTGCCCAGGCCGGATCGACCGGCCTGGTTGACTGGATGGATGCGCTGTGGGGTGACAAGCCCTGGGACCAGCGCGAAAACTTTGTCTGGCGCGGCGGCACCATTCACCTGCTGCAGGAATTGATCCGGACGGCCGCCCTGGTGCGACCGGCACCTGACGCTGACGCCGTCGAGGCGGCAATCGCCCGGCGCCTGGATGCGGCTGACCTCGATCCCTCGCCCGTGGGCGCAAAGCCCCGCAATCTCCATGTCGTGCTGGAAGAGAGCTTCTGGGATCCGGCACCGCTCACGGCCGCCGGGCTACGGCAATCGCCGCTCGATCCGCGCTTTCTGGCAATGTGGGCGCAGGCCGGACATTCGACCGCAATGTCGCCGGCCTTTGGCGGTCAGACCGCCAATGCGGAATTTGAAGTGCTGTGCGGCTTTCCGCTGGCGCAAGGAGCTGTTCGTTTTGAGCAGGTGCTCAACGACGATCTGCCTTGCCTGCCCCGATTGCTGCGGGAGATAGGCTACCGGACCGTGGCCTCCCATCCCAACACGCCAGGTTTCTGGAACCGGCAGGCAAGTTATGACCGGATCGGGTTCGAGACCTTCTGGTCGATCGGTGATTTTGTCCAGGACGACATGACATCCATCTTCCTGTCGGATGCGTCCCTGCATCGACAGGTCGCCGAGAAGCTGAGCGCCGGGCAAGATAAGCGGCCGGTACTGGACTATATCGTCACCTATTACGGCCATTGGATGTACGACCTTGATGCGGAGAGGCCGCAGGTCGTCGACAGCAAGACCGAGGTCGAAGACCTATCGCGCTATCTCAGTATCGTGCACTGGAAGTCGCGCGAGATGATGGACGCGATCGAGCGCTGGCAGCGCGAGGATCCCGATTCTCGTTGCAGCTTGGCTCGCTGCCGATGTACCGCCTGTCCTCGGTACTGCTGGGGCTTCTCGGACTTCCGGCCAAGGGAATTGCCGATCTTGCAGCACCACCAGCGGATCTTGCGCTGCGGCCGCTCCCTGGGCATGTGGTTGGTGTCAGTGGCGACGGGCAGCCCTTCCTGTGCCAGGGCAATGACCGGACCCCGCCCTGCGATGCGGTCGCCGCCTGGCAGGCGGATACGGCAATTCTCGCCCACGACATCTTTGCCGGATTTAGTCATGCCAGCGACTGGCAGGGCCAGGTCCAGCCAGATCTCATGGCCAGAATGA
- a CDS encoding GNAT family N-acetyltransferase encodes MTITRPLLVTDVDIVQDMVLEFGAYLTGLGDSWRHNFTAERYLADGFGPNPAFRGFLAEGDGQALGYLLMAPNYDVDQGIRIEIVIDLWVRPTARRSGAGRALMRAAGASALAAGAKQLLWSVYRPNRLATDFYLAIGGQMVRDLDWMYLDLVEPG; translated from the coding sequence ATGACGATCACCCGCCCGCTTCTTGTCACTGATGTCGACATCGTTCAGGACATGGTCCTGGAGTTCGGTGCTTATCTCACCGGTCTCGGCGATTCCTGGCGGCATAATTTCACGGCCGAACGCTACCTCGCCGATGGCTTTGGACCCAATCCGGCCTTTCGCGGATTCCTCGCCGAAGGTGACGGGCAGGCCCTGGGCTATCTGCTCATGGCACCCAACTATGATGTCGATCAGGGCATCCGCATCGAGATTGTGATCGATCTTTGGGTGCGTCCGACCGCGCGTCGCAGCGGAGCCGGCCGTGCCCTGATGCGGGCTGCCGGGGCGTCGGCGCTGGCGGCCGGCGCCAAGCAACTGCTCTGGTCGGTTTATCGTCCCAACCGCCTTGCCACCGACTTCTACCTGGCCATTGGCGGTCAAATGGTGCGCGATCTCGACTGGATGTATCTGGACCTCGTTGAGCCGGGCTGA
- a CDS encoding cellulase family glycosylhydrolase, whose protein sequence is MPRSLPILVTMIVLLLSAGPGLQSAAALEIRGHHFIDQGQILRLKGIAMGDVGDLPANEDPYPEIAQEWGANVVRLSIHPGYWRDDSVGALARLTQHVEWARAAGLYVIIDYHVIGWPDGYMQKFFVAGDAETTDWYDTRMSLALDFWRAIAGTFKDDDILFELWNEPVSGNDEDMTGDGARWRKLTPYWQQLTHLIRGQGNSNVILAAGSQWAFDLSGIEDYPLPDANTAYVWHVYPRDDLKDWEKGLASLAEARPIIVTEWGFEPGAKEHWSGTAKSFGEPFAGMMDGYGLSYTGWCWNVDYGPSLRSSDGRSLTPWGAFLKRYLRVN, encoded by the coding sequence ATGCCTAGATCGCTGCCAATCCTGGTCACCATGATCGTCCTGCTGCTATCGGCAGGGCCTGGTTTGCAATCGGCTGCGGCCCTTGAGATCCGAGGTCACCACTTTATCGACCAGGGACAGATCCTGCGCCTCAAGGGAATTGCCATGGGCGATGTCGGCGATCTGCCGGCCAATGAAGACCCCTATCCGGAGATCGCCCAGGAATGGGGCGCCAACGTCGTGCGCCTGTCGATTCATCCCGGCTACTGGCGCGACGATTCCGTGGGAGCCCTGGCGCGCTTGACGCAGCATGTCGAATGGGCGCGCGCGGCCGGGCTCTATGTCATCATCGACTATCACGTCATTGGCTGGCCGGACGGTTACATGCAGAAGTTCTTCGTCGCGGGCGATGCCGAGACGACGGATTGGTACGATACGCGCATGTCCCTGGCGCTCGACTTCTGGCGCGCCATTGCCGGCACGTTCAAGGACGACGACATCCTGTTCGAATTGTGGAACGAACCGGTTTCGGGCAATGACGAGGATATGACCGGCGACGGCGCGCGCTGGCGAAAACTGACGCCCTATTGGCAGCAGTTGACGCATCTCATCCGCGGCCAGGGCAACAGCAATGTCATCCTGGCTGCCGGATCGCAATGGGCCTTCGACCTGTCCGGCATCGAAGACTATCCGCTGCCCGACGCCAACACCGCCTATGTCTGGCATGTCTATCCACGCGACGATCTCAAGGACTGGGAGAAGGGCCTGGCCAGTCTGGCCGAGGCGAGGCCGATCATCGTCACCGAATGGGGTTTTGAGCCCGGCGCCAAGGAGCACTGGTCGGGAACGGCAAAGAGCTTCGGCGAGCCTTTCGCGGGCATGATGGATGGCTACGGGCTGTCCTATACAGGGTGGTGCTGGAATGTCGATTACGGCCCGAGCCTGCGCAGCAGCGACGGCAGGTCGCTCACGCCCTGGGGCGCATTCCTCAAACGCTATCTGCGGGTGAATTGA
- a CDS encoding tetratricopeptide repeat-containing sensor histidine kinase, whose protein sequence is MPEDARPTIVALLAEAENAFEGSHAQALGLTLKALALALSDGDAELVARCQLECARQQRVMCRYGEAQANLEDSLRFFRQSGDRLHEGIALRTYAAIYDEVGLFDEALDSNQRALALFEEINETHFRAICFEDTGNIMRRRGYHAEAIAAFENGLSLLDELPPEMAITRSQAHLGGGLLDACLEAGDDTRVLATVGRVLEQVCTIGNSNLEAYCHSMAALAQARQGDGAASLATAATARHALARAESPYERVGCLMHLGRARDALGDFSQAQALLSEALETAVLAGIQDLTLKCHSELAQICERGGNVVLALEHLKTLRRLEADLMNSRTDIRLDRLRLEVEQERSRHSEVDLARQELERQVAARTVELRAAKEAAERANRTKSMFLANMSHELRTPLNAINGYSEAMALELFGRMGEARYVEYARNIWTSGQHLLSLINSVLDLSKVEAGRMEIYRETLPVRTLVDDCLALIMVQAEQKDLALVADDIPAGLIVQADPRALKQVLVNLLGNALKFTPRGGRIAMRAARIESGVEISVTDNGIGMAEADIPRALTVFGQLDNAYARQNTGSGLGLPLAKSLVELHGGTLSISSALHQGTSVIIRLPNLVPETLAPGPAARNQFTRR, encoded by the coding sequence ATGCCGGAAGATGCAAGACCGACCATAGTTGCCCTGCTTGCGGAAGCAGAGAATGCGTTTGAAGGGAGTCACGCGCAGGCCCTGGGGCTGACTCTGAAAGCGCTTGCCTTGGCCCTGAGTGATGGTGATGCGGAGCTTGTCGCGCGCTGTCAGCTGGAATGCGCCCGGCAGCAGCGGGTCATGTGTCGATATGGCGAAGCACAGGCCAATCTGGAAGACAGCCTCCGTTTCTTCAGGCAGTCTGGCGACCGGCTGCACGAGGGAATAGCGCTTCGCACCTATGCGGCGATCTATGATGAAGTCGGCTTGTTCGACGAGGCCCTGGACAGTAACCAGCGCGCCCTCGCTCTGTTTGAAGAGATCAACGAGACCCATTTCAGGGCCATCTGCTTTGAAGATACCGGCAACATCATGCGTCGGCGCGGCTATCATGCCGAAGCCATAGCTGCCTTCGAGAACGGGTTGTCCTTGCTGGATGAGTTGCCGCCGGAAATGGCCATCACGCGTTCCCAGGCGCATCTTGGTGGCGGCCTCCTGGATGCCTGCCTGGAGGCTGGCGACGACACGCGCGTGCTGGCCACGGTGGGTCGCGTACTCGAGCAGGTCTGTACCATCGGCAACAGCAATCTCGAAGCCTATTGCCACAGCATGGCGGCCTTGGCGCAAGCCCGCCAGGGGGATGGCGCCGCCAGTCTCGCTACGGCGGCCACGGCGCGCCATGCCCTGGCTCGCGCCGAGTCACCCTATGAGCGCGTCGGCTGCCTGATGCATCTCGGCCGCGCCCGCGACGCCTTGGGTGATTTCAGCCAGGCACAGGCTTTGCTCTCGGAAGCGCTTGAGACGGCCGTGCTCGCCGGGATCCAGGACCTCACTCTAAAATGCCACTCTGAACTCGCGCAGATCTGCGAGCGCGGCGGCAATGTGGTCCTGGCGCTTGAGCACTTGAAGACCTTGCGGCGGCTCGAAGCCGACCTGATGAACAGCCGGACCGACATCAGGCTCGATCGGCTGCGGCTGGAGGTTGAACAGGAAAGGTCGCGCCATAGCGAAGTCGACCTCGCGCGCCAGGAATTGGAACGCCAGGTCGCCGCCCGGACCGTGGAGCTGCGCGCTGCCAAGGAAGCGGCGGAACGGGCCAACCGCACCAAGAGCATGTTTCTTGCCAATATGAGCCATGAATTGCGCACGCCCCTCAATGCCATCAATGGCTATTCGGAAGCGATGGCTCTCGAACTGTTCGGGCGCATGGGCGAGGCGCGCTATGTCGAATATGCCCGCAACATCTGGACCAGCGGTCAGCATCTTCTGTCGCTCATCAATTCGGTCCTTGATCTCTCAAAGGTCGAGGCCGGCCGGATGGAGATCTACCGCGAGACCTTGCCGGTCCGCACGCTGGTCGACGACTGCCTGGCGCTGATCATGGTGCAGGCGGAACAGAAAGACCTCGCGCTGGTTGCTGACGATATCCCGGCCGGCCTGATCGTCCAGGCCGATCCGCGCGCCCTCAAACAGGTATTGGTCAACCTGCTCGGGAATGCCCTCAAATTCACGCCACGTGGCGGCAGGATCGCCATGCGCGCGGCCAGGATCGAGAGTGGCGTCGAGATTTCCGTCACCGATAACGGGATTGGCATGGCGGAGGCCGACATTCCGCGCGCCCTCACCGTTTTCGGCCAGCTCGACAACGCCTATGCGCGCCAGAACACGGGTTCGGGCCTCGGCCTGCCGCTTGCCAAATCCCTGGTCGAACTGCATGGCGGGACACTGTCGATCAGTTCAGCGCTGCATCAAGGCACCAGCGTCATCATTCGCCTGCCCAACCTCGTCCCGGAAACGCTGGCACCCGGCCCCGCTGCGCGGAATCAATTCACCCGCAGATAG
- a CDS encoding dihydrolipoyl dehydrogenase, translating into MAEESFDVVVIGGGPGGYVCAIKAAQLGLSVACIEKRGALGGTCLNVGCIPSKALLASSEKYEEAGHHLAAHGIKVSGVALDLAAMQARKDKVVGELTKGIEFLFKKNKITYLKGTGTLQGNGKVAVSGETKQVVTAKNIVIATGSDSTPLPGLTIDEKKIVTSTGALTLDKVPEHLVVVGGGVIGLELGSVWRRLGAKVTVVEFLDRIVPTMDTEIGAQFQKLLAKQGIEFRLGQKVTGAKAKGAKTELTVEPAKGGTGESIVADIVLVSIGRRPYVEGLGLDKAGVKLDEKGRIATNGHFATNVPGIFAIGDVIVGPMLAHKAEEEGVALAEILAGQKGHVNYDTCPNIVYTQPELASVGKTEEELKAAGIAYKVGKFPFMVNARAKAAGDTDGSVKLLADAKTDRLLGAHILGPGAGTLIHECVMAMEFQASAEDVARAFHGHPTHNEAIKEAALAISSKTIHM; encoded by the coding sequence ATGGCTGAAGAATCCTTCGACGTCGTCGTCATCGGTGGTGGTCCAGGCGGCTATGTCTGCGCCATCAAGGCGGCGCAACTGGGTCTCAGCGTCGCCTGCATCGAAAAGCGCGGCGCACTCGGCGGCACCTGCCTCAATGTCGGCTGCATTCCCTCGAAGGCCCTGCTGGCGTCTTCCGAGAAATATGAAGAGGCCGGTCATCACCTGGCGGCCCATGGCATCAAGGTGAGCGGCGTCGCCCTCGATCTTGCCGCCATGCAGGCGCGCAAGGACAAGGTGGTGGGTGAACTCACCAAGGGCATCGAGTTCCTGTTCAAGAAGAACAAGATCACCTATCTCAAGGGCACCGGCACCCTGCAGGGTAACGGCAAGGTTGCAGTGAGCGGCGAGACGAAGCAGGTGGTGACCGCCAAGAACATCGTCATCGCGACGGGCTCGGATTCAACTCCGCTGCCCGGCCTCACCATCGACGAGAAGAAAATCGTGACCTCGACCGGCGCTCTCACCCTCGACAAGGTGCCGGAGCATCTCGTGGTGGTGGGCGGGGGCGTCATCGGCCTGGAGCTCGGTTCCGTCTGGCGACGTTTGGGGGCCAAGGTGACCGTGGTCGAATTTCTCGACCGCATCGTCCCCACCATGGACACCGAGATCGGTGCGCAGTTCCAGAAGCTCCTCGCCAAGCAAGGTATCGAGTTCCGCCTTGGCCAGAAAGTGACCGGCGCGAAAGCCAAGGGCGCCAAGACCGAACTGACTGTCGAGCCAGCGAAGGGCGGTACTGGAGAAAGCATCGTCGCCGACATCGTGCTGGTCTCGATCGGCCGGCGCCCCTATGTCGAGGGCCTCGGCCTCGACAAGGCTGGTGTGAAGCTGGATGAGAAGGGCCGCATCGCCACCAATGGCCATTTCGCGACCAATGTCCCTGGCATCTTTGCCATCGGCGATGTCATCGTCGGCCCCATGCTGGCGCACAAGGCCGAGGAAGAAGGTGTTGCCCTGGCCGAGATTCTCGCCGGCCAGAAGGGCCATGTGAATTACGACACCTGTCCGAACATCGTCTATACCCAGCCGGAACTCGCCTCGGTCGGCAAGACCGAGGAGGAATTGAAGGCAGCCGGTATCGCCTACAAGGTGGGCAAGTTCCCGTTCATGGTCAATGCGCGGGCGAAGGCAGCAGGCGATACCGATGGCAGCGTCAAGCTGCTGGCCGATGCCAAGACCGATCGGCTGCTCGGCGCCCATATTCTTGGCCCGGGTGCTGGCACCTTGATCCATGAATGCGTCATGGCGATGGAATTTCAGGCGTCGGCGGAGGATGTCGCCCGCGCCTTCCACGGCCACCCGACGCACAATGAGGCGATCAAGGAAGCGGCACTCGCCATCAGCAGCAAGACAATCCACATGTAG
- a CDS encoding peptidase C39 family protein, translated as MAIAKRKPGSAAESKSAKKVAVVKSKRRRLPYYNQTTDFSCGAASLLMAMRGLDKDIPFDRVHELQVWREANTVYMGAGHAGSSPYGIALAAWRRGFHAEIWVSHKGAVLLDYQKKPEWRKAGKLMQEADEASVRELGMPVEKRKWDIADLAQARAEGAVPIVLVSTKAFHGDNTPHWVVFADSDDSQVYINDPWISRNKGQTAKFQTGRAATHAAFMNMAKYGPRNERAVVLIRGPQI; from the coding sequence ATGGCGATCGCAAAGCGGAAACCCGGATCGGCCGCCGAGAGCAAGAGCGCTAAGAAGGTCGCCGTCGTGAAGTCGAAACGGCGGCGGCTGCCCTATTACAATCAGACCACCGATTTCAGCTGCGGGGCTGCGTCGCTGCTGATGGCGATGCGTGGGCTGGACAAGGATATTCCCTTCGACCGGGTGCATGAGTTGCAGGTCTGGCGGGAAGCCAACACCGTCTACATGGGTGCCGGCCATGCCGGCTCGTCGCCTTACGGTATCGCCCTGGCCGCCTGGCGCCGTGGCTTCCATGCCGAGATCTGGGTCAGCCACAAGGGTGCCGTGCTGCTGGATTACCAGAAGAAGCCTGAATGGCGGAAGGCCGGCAAGTTGATGCAGGAAGCTGACGAGGCCAGCGTGCGGGAGTTGGGCATGCCGGTCGAGAAGCGCAAATGGGATATAGCCGATCTGGCGCAGGCCCGCGCCGAGGGTGCCGTGCCCATTGTTCTCGTGTCGACCAAGGCCTTCCACGGCGACAATACCCCGCATTGGGTGGTGTTCGCGGACAGCGACGACAGCCAAGTCTATATCAATGACCCTTGGATCTCGCGCAACAAGGGTCAGACCGCAAAATTCCAGACCGGCCGCGCTGCCACGCATGCGGCTTTCATGAACATGGCGAAGTATGGTCCGCGCAATGAACGAGCCGTCGTTCTGATCCGCGGGCCGCAGATCTAG